The following are encoded in a window of Cydia strobilella chromosome 1, ilCydStro3.1, whole genome shotgun sequence genomic DNA:
- the LOC134745067 gene encoding aminopeptidase A-like isoform X2 has protein sequence MGPPLNITLFERLSSLVRPVNYKLLLRPNLDTGIFQGNVKINIVLKQEKNYVNLHSKFLDISKVQVFRGDREIPVLKYVEVENLEQLLIEFNDPLSPGSYQIDIDFEGKLTQKIVGFYSSRLRDGKTMVASKFQPTYARQAFPCFDEPDFKATYDITLVKPENYVALSNMNEISRSRDDKTSSEIVTFATSVPMSTYLACFVICDFASKETEINSNGIGSNFILRSFAQKDQTHKIDFAQSIGKRATEFYIQYYEVPFPLPKLDMIAIPDYISGATEHWGLVTYRETSFLVDEATASAQNKISVANTIAHELAHMWFGNLVTMKWWDDLWLNEGFASYMQVKCLNAIEPSWTMLDQFLKGMHTVMVTDAKLSSHPIVQTVETPDQITAIFDSISYNKGSSVLRMLEGFIGEENFRMGVSDYLKKHKFGNTVTQDLLASLEPYFKKGNPDLNLTYIMDTWTRQMGYPVLTVTRKDASYRVTQSRFLLDPEAESPNDSDYNYRWFVPVTYKSNNGVNEKVIWFGDKKENVEISEPDATWLKINNNQVGYYRVNYPQEMWESLIEQLKARSDQLTISDRSHLLDDVSALAEAGLVPYSLALDLTTYLSVEEAYMPWQTAAGIFGDLSLRLLNTPAHDDLKLYMQELVTPIFTKVDEGSGNSGVIERLLRTTILSLATKAELPKAQSKVRQMFLEWLNSHDTGHVKTVETDLRALVYYHGMKQGTLTEWDKLWQIYKREEDVQEQTKIRQALAAPRDTSILRKYLDLAWDETNVRAQDYLNVIQMISNNPSGTTLIWDDVRNRWPSLVERYTLNSRYLGAVVPGITDSFHSEKELKEMQDFFAKYPDAGAGASARKRALETVRNNIKWASNRAPAVSAWLQTRRQQRSTQKS, from the exons ATGGGTCCGCCATTGAATATAACACTTTTCGAAAGGCTTTCTTCCCTAGTTCGTCCGGTGAACTACAAACTGTTGTTGAGGCCTAACCTGGACACCGGTATTTTCCAAGGAAACGTTAAAATCAACATCGTTCTAAAGCAGGAAAAGAACTATGTGAACCTCCATTCCAAGTTTTTAGATATAAGTAAAGTTCAAGTGTTCAGGGGCGACAGAGAAATACCGGTATTGAAATATGTGGAGGTGGAAAATCTTGAACAACTTTTGATCGAGTTTAATGATCCTTTGAGCCCCGGTAGTTACCAGATAGATATAGATTTTGAAGGCAAATTAACACAGAAAATTGTTGGGTTTTATTCGTCACGGCTGAGAGATGGCAA gACAATGGTGGCAAGCAAGTTTCAGCCAACATATGCCCGGCAAGCTTTCCCCTGCTTTGACGAGCCGGATTTCAAGGCAACGTATGATATCACTCTTGTAAAACCGGAGAATTATGTAGCCCTCTCCAATATGAAT GAAATATCCAGGTCTCGTGATGATAAAACATCCTCAGAAATTGTAACGTTTGCAACTAGCGTCCCCATGTCAACATACTTAGCCTGCTTCGTGATTTGTGACTTTGCCTCCAAAGAAACAGAGATCAACTCCAATGGTATAGGAAGTAACTTTATATTGCGATCATTCGCGCAGAAGGACCAGACGCACAAAATTGATTTTGCTCAGAGTATCGGGAAGAGAGCAACGGAGTTCTACATACAGTATTATGAAGTGCCATTTCCTCTGCCAAAACTAG acATGATAGCCATCCCTGACTACATATCTGGAGCCACGGAGCACTGGGGCCTGGTGACGTACCGCGAGACCTCCTTCCTAGTGGACGAGGCCACGGCCTCGGCGCAGAACAAGATCAGCGTGGCCAACACCATCGCGCACGAGCTGGCGCACATGTGGTTCGGGAACTTGG TGACTATGAAATGGTGGGACGACTTGTGGCTGAACGAGGGCTTCGCGTCCTACATGCAGGTGAAATGTTTGAACGCCATCGAGCCTTCCTGGACTATG CTTGATCAATTCTTGAAAGGGATGCATACCGTGATGGTGACGGACGCGAAGCTCTCGAGTCATCCCATCGTGCAAACTGTAGAGACACCTGATCAGATCACTGCCATATTTGACTCCATTTCTTACAACAAG GGTTCATCAGTATTACGTATGCTGGAAGGTTTCATAGGCGAGGAGAACTTCCGCATGGGTGTGTCGGACTATCTCAAGAAGCACAAGTTCGGGAACACGGTTACGCAGGACCTGCTCGCCTCGCTGGAGCCCTACTTCAAGAAGGGCAACCCCGATCTTAATCTTAC gtacataatggaCACATGGACGCGTCAGATGGGTTACCCGGTACTGACGGTGACCAGGAAGGACGCGTCCTATCGCGTCACGCAATCGCGATTCCTCTTGGACCCGGAGGCCGAGTCACCTAATGATTCCGATTATAA TTACCGGTGGTTTGTGCctgttacatacaaaagtaataACGGCGTAAACGAAAAAGTAATCTGGTTCGGAGACAAAAAGGAAAACG TTGAAATATCGGAGCCGGACGCTACTTGGCTCAAGATAAATAACAACCAAGTGGGGTACTACCGGGTGAACTACCCACAGGAGATGTGGGAGAGCTTGATTGAGCAGTTGAAGGCGAGATCTGATCAG CTAACGATATCAGATCGCTCGCACTTGCTGGACGACGTGTCGGCGCTGGCCGAGGCAGGCCTCGTGCCGTACTCGCTAGCCCTCGACCTGACGACCTACCTCAGTGTGGAGGAGGCCTATATGCCGTGGCAGACCGCCGCTGGCATATTCGGCGATTTGTCACTGAGACTACTTAATACACCCGCCCATGACGATCTCAAG CTATACATGCAAGAACTTGTCACGCCTATTTTTACTAAAGTGGACGAAGGATCTGGCAATTCGGGAGTGATTGAGCG TCTCCTACGTACCACGATCCTTTCGCTGGCCACTAAAGCGGAGCTCCCCAAAGCCCAGAGCAAGGTGCGACAGATGTTTCTCGAGTGGCTGAACAGCCACGACACAGGGCACGTGAAGACTGTGGAGACAGACTTGAGGGCCCTAGTGTATTACCACG GCATGAAACAGGGTACACTGACAGAGTGGGACAAACTCTGGCAGATCTACAAGAGGGAAGAGGACGTGCAGGAGCAGACGAAGATTAGGCAAGCGCTGGCGGCGCCGCGGGATACGTCTATACTCAGAAA GTATCTCGACCTTGCGTGGGACGAAACCAACGTCCGCGCCCAAGACTACCTAAACGTCATCCAAATGATCAGCAACAACCCATCAGGCACCACCCTAATATGGGACGATGTCCGCAATCGTTGGCCCTCTCTAGTGGAGCGATACACACTCAACAGTCGGTACCTGGGCGCCGTTGTACCGGGCATCACTGACTCATTCCATTCAGAAAAGGAGCTCAAAGAG ATGCAAGATTTCTTCGCGAAGTACCCCGACGCGGGCGCAGGCGCGTCAGCGCGAAAACGCGCGCTTGAAACAGTTCGCAACAACATTAAGTGGGCTTCAAACAGAGCCCCCGCTGTGAGCGCGTGGTTGCAAACAAGACGCCAACAACGCTCCACCCAGAAATCATAA
- the LOC134745067 gene encoding glutamyl aminopeptidase-like isoform X1, translating into MIAIPDYISGATEHWGLVTYRETSFLVDEATASAQNKISVANTIAHELAHMWFGNLVTMKWWDDLWLNEGFASYMQVKCLNAIEPSWTMLDQFLKGMHTVMVTDAKLSSHPIVQTVETPDQITAIFDSISYNKGSSVLRMLEGFIGEENFRMGVSDYLKKHKFGNTVTQDLLASLEPYFKKGNPDLNLTYIMDTWTRQMGYPVLTVTRKDASYRVTQSRFLLDPEAESPNDSDYNYRWFVPVTYKSNNGVNEKVIWFGDKKENVEISEPDATWLKINNNQVGYYRVNYPQEMWESLIEQLKARSDQLTISDRSHLLDDVSALAEAGLVPYSLALDLTTYLSVEEAYMPWQTAAGIFGDLSLRLLNTPAHDDLKLYMQELVTPIFTKVDEGSGNSGVIERLLRTTILSLATKAELPKAQSKVRQMFLEWLNSHDTGHVKTVETDLRALVYYHGMKQGTLTEWDKLWQIYKREEDVQEQTKIRQALAAPRDTSILRKYLDLAWDETNVRAQDYLNVIQMISNNPSGTTLIWDDVRNRWPSLVERYTLNSRYLGAVVPGITDSFHSEKELKEMQDFFAKYPDAGAGASARKRALETVRNNIKWASNRAPAVSAWLQTRRQQRSTQKS; encoded by the exons ATGATAGCGATCCCTGACTACATATCTGGAGCCACGGAGCACTGGGGCCTGGTGACGTACCGCGAGACCTCCTTCCTAGTGGACGAGGCCACGGCCTCGGCGCAGAACAAGATCAGCGTGGCCAACACCATCGCGCACGAGCTGGCGCACATGTGGTTCGGGAACTTGG TGACTATGAAATGGTGGGACGACTTGTGGCTGAACGAGGGCTTCGCGTCCTACATGCAGGTGAAATGTTTGAACGCCATCGAGCCTTCCTGGACTATG CTTGATCAATTCTTGAAAGGGATGCATACCGTGATGGTGACGGACGCGAAGCTCTCGAGTCATCCCATCGTGCAAACTGTAGAGACACCTGATCAGATCACTGCCATATTTGACTCCATTTCTTACAACAAG GGTTCATCAGTATTACGTATGCTGGAAGGTTTCATAGGCGAGGAGAACTTCCGCATGGGTGTGTCGGACTATCTCAAGAAGCACAAGTTCGGGAACACGGTTACGCAGGACCTGCTCGCCTCGCTGGAGCCCTACTTCAAGAAGGGCAACCCCGATCTTAATCTTAC gtacataatggaCACATGGACGCGTCAGATGGGTTACCCGGTACTGACGGTGACCAGGAAGGACGCGTCCTATCGCGTCACGCAATCGCGATTCCTCTTGGACCCGGAGGCCGAGTCACCTAATGATTCCGATTATAA TTACCGGTGGTTTGTGCctgttacatacaaaagtaataACGGCGTAAACGAAAAAGTAATCTGGTTCGGAGACAAAAAGGAAAACG TTGAAATATCGGAGCCGGACGCTACTTGGCTCAAGATAAATAACAACCAAGTGGGGTACTACCGGGTGAACTACCCACAGGAGATGTGGGAGAGCTTGATTGAGCAGTTGAAGGCGAGATCTGATCAG CTAACGATATCAGATCGCTCGCACTTGCTGGACGACGTGTCGGCGCTGGCCGAGGCAGGCCTCGTGCCGTACTCGCTAGCCCTCGACCTGACGACCTACCTCAGTGTGGAGGAGGCCTATATGCCGTGGCAGACCGCCGCTGGCATATTCGGCGATTTGTCACTGAGACTACTTAATACACCCGCCCATGACGATCTCAAG CTATACATGCAAGAACTTGTCACGCCTATTTTTACTAAAGTGGACGAAGGATCTGGCAATTCGGGAGTGATTGAGCG TCTCCTACGTACCACGATCCTTTCGCTGGCCACTAAAGCGGAGCTCCCCAAAGCCCAGAGCAAGGTGCGACAGATGTTTCTCGAGTGGCTGAACAGCCACGACACAGGGCACGTGAAGACTGTGGAGACAGACTTGAGGGCCCTAGTGTATTACCACG GCATGAAACAGGGTACACTGACAGAGTGGGACAAACTCTGGCAGATCTACAAGAGGGAAGAGGACGTGCAGGAGCAGACGAAGATTAGGCAAGCGCTGGCGGCGCCGCGGGATACGTCTATACTCAGAAA GTATCTCGACCTTGCGTGGGACGAAACCAACGTCCGCGCCCAAGACTACCTAAACGTCATCCAAATGATCAGCAACAACCCATCAGGCACCACCCTAATATGGGACGATGTCCGCAATCGTTGGCCCTCTCTAGTGGAGCGATACACACTCAACAGTCGGTACCTGGGCGCCGTTGTACCGGGCATCACTGACTCATTCCATTCAGAAAAGGAGCTCAAAGAG ATGCAAGATTTCTTCGCGAAGTACCCCGACGCGGGCGCAGGCGCGTCAGCGCGAAAACGCGCGCTTGAAACAGTTCGCAACAACATTAAGTGGGCTTCAAACAGAGCCCCCGCTGTGAGCGCGTGGTTGCAAACAAGACGCCAACAACGCTCCACCCAGAAATCATAA